The DNA window TGCCCCCGATCATGCGGGAGAGCGTGGTCTTGCCCGCCCCGCTCAGGCCGACCAGACCGAATATCTCTTTTTCGTTGATGTCAAATGTGACGCCATCCACGGCCTTGACCACGCCGCGGACGATGGAGTAGTAGTACTTGCGCGCATCTTCCACCTTGACTATCGGTCCGCCGACCGGCACCGGCTCCGGGTCCTTGGGGGCGAAGCCCACCATGAACTCCTTGGTCACGTCCACCGGTTCTCCGATCTTCATAATCTCGCCTGCCTCCAGCCAGATGGCCTTGTTGGACAAGCGGTTGATGGCTTTGGGCCAGTGCGATGAGACCACCATGGCTAGATGGTACTTCTTGCCCGTCTCCACCAGGGTGCGGTGCACGATCTCCGCCGTCTGCGGGTCCAAGGTCCCCGTCGGTTCATCCGCCAGGAACAGGAGCGGGTCTCGCGCCAGCTGCCGGGCGAGAACACATCTCTGCTTCTCGCCGCCGGACAGGTCTCTCGCGATGTGCGTGATGCGGTGCGTAAGGTTGACCGTCTTCAGCAGCTCGATGGCCTGATCTACCTTGTCCTTCTCTTCGCAGCGGTCACCCATAGCCTCGAAGATGTTCTCGATGACGGTCATGTCCCCGAAGAGCGCGAAGGTGCGCTGCAACATGATGGCGATGCGTTGCTTGATCGCCAGCCTATGAGGGTCGTTCTCGTGCAGCGCCCAGAAGTCTATGTCAATAAGCTTCGAGACCGTGCCGCAGCGGGTGCACGCCTTTCCTCTCACTGGCAGGTCGAGGTTGTGACAGGCTGGACACTGGTTGACCCGGTAAATGATGTTTCCCGCGTCTGGCTTGTAGTCGGCGCTTCCGCGCAGCATGCTGATGAAAACGGATTTGCCGGCGCCGCTTCGGCCGATGAGGCCGAGCACGTCCCCGGGATAGATGATGGCGGTGACATCCCTGAGGACGGTATTGCCGTTGAATCGCTTGCTCACATTGTTGATGATGACGAGCGGCTCGTACTCCTCGGGCATACGTTCCGAGCGAAGGGGTAGTTGCGTAATAAAGCTTTCTCCAGATGCCTAAACAATAGTGGAATGGCTAGCGATTTAACAGGGTAAAAGTATATGAACAAGTGAATGATATCAAGCCCGTTAAGGTACGTTTAAATGGATGGATGATATATCCATCCCTCAATGCCACTGACGTTCAGCTCCTATTTCTCAGGCGGTCCGACTCCGAAGTTCTCCCTGTACCACATCTGGAAGGCGTACCAGGTCATCGATTCCGCCGGACCGGTGGGAAGGAAGGCTCTGGCCGAGATCCTTCAGATCGGCGAGGGAAGCACCCGCACCATCCTGGATAAGATGATCCGCGAGGGTTCGGTAGAGAACACTCGTCGGGGAGCGGTGCTGACTGAGAGGGGCAACAAGCGCCTTGCTTCCATGGGCGTTGTCACTGGGCCGGTGGAGATCGAAGGTCTGACGCTGGGCAAGCACAACTGCGCCGTGCTCGTCAAGGGAATGGCCGACACCGTGAAACTAGGCTGCGAACAGCGCGATGAGGCGGTGCGCGCCGGAGCGATCGGAGCCACCACCCTGGTGGTCCGCAACGGGAAGATCGTTTTTCCAGGCGATGATGATTATCCGGACCAGGAAATGCTCTCGCCTCTGAGACGGCTGTTCGAGGTGGAGGACGGGGACTTGGTCATCATCGGCTCAGCCTTCTCCTATGAAGCGGCGGAGAAAGGGGCCGTGAGCGCGGCTCTGTCCATGGGAAACACCTCCCGCCGCTGCTGGACCGAAGGCACTTCGCTCCTGTCGGCCGACACCGAGGCGGAGGACCTGAAGTGCTTGGCCTTGGCGGTGCATGAACTGGTCGGTCGAATGCCAGTGGCCATGCGTTCCCGCAACCAGTTCGGGGTGCGCTGCGAGGACGGAGAGGTGGTGGACACTAGCTACACAGGACCGGTACTGGAGGAAGCCCTGAAGCGGGGACAGATCGTCCGGAAGGTGGCCACGAGCGGTCAGTATCGGGGCACGCCTGTGGTAGTGGTGCCCATCATGAAGCGGAAAGAGGCCATCGCCGCC is part of the Methanomassiliicoccales archaeon genome and encodes:
- the atwA gene encoding methyl coenzyme M reductase system, component A2 — protein: MPEEYEPLVIINNVSKRFNGNTVLRDVTAIIYPGDVLGLIGRSGAGKSVFISMLRGSADYKPDAGNIIYRVNQCPACHNLDLPVRGKACTRCGTVSKLIDIDFWALHENDPHRLAIKQRIAIMLQRTFALFGDMTVIENIFEAMGDRCEEKDKVDQAIELLKTVNLTHRITHIARDLSGGEKQRCVLARQLARDPLLFLADEPTGTLDPQTAEIVHRTLVETGKKYHLAMVVSSHWPKAINRLSNKAIWLEAGEIMKIGEPVDVTKEFMVGFAPKDPEPVPVGGPIVKVEDARKYYYSIVRGVVKAVDGVTFDINEKEIFGLVGLSGAGKTTLSRMIGGITVGTSGKVLVRVGDDWVDMYEMGEFGRGRATPYMGTLHQEYSLYPFNNILQNLSVCIGIKMPAEFAKMKAIQVLSGVGFEQKDIERILYSLPEVLSVGEKQRIAMAQVLIREPRVVILDEPTGTMDPITKINVAKSVLTARKELGETFIIVSHDMDFVLNCCDRAAIMKGGKVVAIGDPKEIVANMTAEEQEEMMKSGVEA
- a CDS encoding DUF2111 domain-containing protein, with protein sequence MPLTFSSYFSGGPTPKFSLYHIWKAYQVIDSAGPVGRKALAEILQIGEGSTRTILDKMIREGSVENTRRGAVLTERGNKRLASMGVVTGPVEIEGLTLGKHNCAVLVKGMADTVKLGCEQRDEAVRAGAIGATTLVVRNGKIVFPGDDDYPDQEMLSPLRRLFEVEDGDLVIIGSAFSYEAAEKGAVSAALSMGNTSRRCWTEGTSLLSADTEAEDLKCLALAVHELVGRMPVAMRSRNQFGVRCEDGEVVDTSYTGPVLEEALKRGQIVRKVATSGQYRGTPVVVVPIMKRKEAIAA